A single Plasmodium knowlesi strain H genome assembly, chromosome: 13 DNA region contains:
- a CDS encoding U6 snRNA-associated Sm-like protein LSm3, putative, with translation MEKIALIQNPLDYIRLNMEEEVFLKCKGDREIRGKLDAYDNHLNMILSNARETYKQTVMENDEESVKKIERNLDMVFVRGDSIILVSSATK, from the exons ATGGAGAAAATAGCCCTAATACAAA ATCCCCTGGACTATATTCGCTTGAATATGGAGGAGGAGgtgtttttaaaatgcaaAGGAGACAGAGAAATTAGAGGAAAATTAGAc GCATACGATAACCACTTGAATATGATTCTGTCCAACGCGCGCGAAACGTACAAGCAGACCGTCATGGAGAATGATGAGGAATCCGTAAAG aaaatcGAAAGGAACCTAGACATGGTTTTCGTTCGAGGAGACTCCATCATCTTAGTGTCATCGGCGACGAAGTAG
- a CDS encoding Snf2-related CBP activator, putative, translating into MNSTTFDNVMNARSYRLSLDDIQNLGSLYISENNKKIAKYNEEINLLKQQLNYLNEKMGKCGYVHKVIEPAKPSELTFWCYELKEMKEFQDLVMYEIKKKKKHFKILSQGCVKYLSNREKIKQKKQEEEEKRLKTHSKHISSYMDMFWKKIEKLVWEEKKRELQKTLNKKKEMRFKRFVKDAIKKIKRARQGNMHELFINRHASISSFNPSENVTFSSHHGPTEGSNDRCSVGSSKRVSRISNERVSRRRSQRVSASNVQLSNVELSNAGSIARSNTNNTDGADVQNVGDDELKEEDLTNQEEEDVLLDEEMESSDESEEKGKEISLLDDEATMPIEELLKRMYGFKSGEEYLDLMREGDEPEEEDPSAKEGAEEEAPNGEGSAQEGEPDNPEQGEETAHSVNSESKTNEKKRKFEDSEEETLPAEGNLTKKSESHIERRRKRRKRNKKGRKSYDGGSHMCTDGDNEGEESESSSSTSSNDDMLMCNMDEKHLTKIPPFIKATLRDYQHAGLHWLLYLYKNNINGILADEMGLGKTLQCISLLSYLAYNFDIWGPHLIIVPTSILINWEIELKRFSPCFKILSYFGNQNERYKKRVGWFNKDSFHVCISSYSTIVKDHLIFKRKRWKYIILDEAHNIKNFNTKRWNIILSLKRENCLLVTGTPLQNSLEELWSLLHFLMPNIFTSHLDFKEWFSDPLNLAIQKSKINDSRELIDRLHTVIRPYILRRLKKNVEKEMPNKYEHIIKCKLTRRQQVLYDEFIQNKQVQNTLTSGNYIGLMNILIQLRKVCNHCDLFTNKDIQTPYYYLLPISFYIPRFFILFEKTYHLDFQLILFLHREFTSLGGVPLHRQADGKKLSKGSTATCKKKFITVLQTDPQISFSSPLEQLSGGENKEYTGSYSTKDRIDVIPLDTFPNGNTLIPHARNILDEPQHGEIVGNMDEETTSGLYNPTQVISAFRQRSSSTGSTTGKKRPLPPSGGMNEVVTSPEGVGTLLPLDLHHRARSGTSVNVEDVNTYLSNHLKRRSLPRNLLTYSDEFVKEMNNHYDTLSLFIDPANKHRCYGEYLYRTLKDASPCGVPNVGDHLNKTTLSKHASNEMVNNNRQNFLYKYNMKVINSDTQYRNFFSDESNQSYLNSLEHNLWIKRQRKFDEEDRRKEEQLKKIYINDYNLLKNNRTPLFGTNLLSLLRREFSRDGFVPYHTSNNLPVNDSLMRGLCAADAISVFNSTNTGDTMNVSDVTTTGASGSTILEKLFPTMELFLKTHQREIHNFTVMNTPAVISSSHRIAVNNNLLQNCSHLEPILHRIKIATRVYHEPFHKQSIIFPLNKDITLGSGKLFALEKLLNKCKREGNKCLLFTQFIKMLDILEIFLNHLNYTFIRLDGSTKVEQRQKIVTKFNNDKSIFLFISSTRSGSIGINLTAANVVIFYDTDWNPSIDKQAMDRCHRIGQTKDVHVFRFVCEYTVEENIWKKQLQKRKLDTICISMGNFSNLNNESLLPGGTSSGSDKNNPSFSENKDTHRNVPPSIADVLNGRGNPIPNNDSGSKDWFANADTIKEIFINKRNNDEDDDIYKDRLLHEHMDETDKTNVRFEKTLEHVEDKDDINALHENKKEKLHAISQDLQEFTNRNDFQETYTLTSYCFNFLNDNLTDSLKQQIEEMKMKIEIEMMNVGADDNDNDDDNNDDDNNDDGNDDDSDDDGDDDGNDDGDDDGNDDGNDDGNDDGNEDEEEEEDSDDEGDDQDNPTLDEASPSSSTETEGLHGE; encoded by the exons ATGAATAGCACCACGTTTGATAATGTAATGAATGCCAGGTCGTATCGACTGAGCCTGGATGACATCCAGAACCTGGGGTCCCTGTACATTTCAGAGAATAACAAGAAAATAGCCAAGTACAATGAGGAGATCAACCTGCTAAAGCAACA ACTCAACTACCTGAAtgagaaaatgggaaaatg TGGATACGTGCATAAGGTTATCGAGCCTGCGAAGCCCTCAGAGTTGACGTTCTGGTGCTACGAACTAAAAGAAATG AAAGAATTTCAAGATCTGGTGATgtacgaaataaagaagaaaaaaaagcacttCAAAATCCTGAGCCAAGGTTGCGTCAAGTATTTGAGTAAccgtgaaaaaataaaacagaagaaacaagaagaggaggagaagagacTGAAGACTCATTCCAAACATATCTCATCCTACATGGATatgttttggaaaaaaatagagaaattagtatgggaagaaaaaaagcgagAGTTGCAGAAAACgctgaataaaaaaaaagaaatgagaTTTAAAAGGTTCGTAAAGGACGCcatcaaaaaaattaaacgagCTAGACAAGGAAATATGCACGAACTGTTCATCAATAGACACGCCAGTATAAGCTCGTTCAACCCAAGTGAAAACGTTACGTTTTCTTCGCACCATGGCCCCACGGAGGGAAGTAATGACCGGTGCAGCGTGGGAAGTAGTAAACGGGTTAGTAGGATAAGCAATGAACGGGTGAGTAGGCGGAGGAGTCAACGAGTGAGCGCGAGCAACGTTCAACTGAGCAACGTCGAACTGAGCAACGCAGGAAGTATTGCACGAAGCAATACGAACAACACGGATGGCGCAGATGTGCAAAACGTCGGCGACGATGagttgaaggaagaagacctAACCAAtcaagaggaggaagacgttTTGTTAGACGAGGAAATGGAATCTAGTGATGAGtcagaagaaaagggaaaggaaatcaGCCTCCTGGATGATGAGGCCACCATGCCCATTGAGGAACTCCTCAAAAGGATGTACGGATTTAAAAGCGGCGAGGAGTATCTGGATTTGATGCGCGAGGGAGATGAACCGGAAGAGGAAGATCCCTCAGCGAAGGAAGGGGCAGAGGAGGAAGCACCCAATGGGGAGGGCTCTGCACAGGAGGGGGAACCAGACAACCCCGAACAGGGAGAGGAGACCGCCCATAGTGTTAACTCCGAATCGAAAACAAacgagaagaaaaggaaatttgaAGATTCGGAGGAAGAAACTCTTCCAGCTGAAGGGAATTTGACGAAGAAGAGCGAGTCGCACATTGAACGGAGGAGGAAacggaggaagaggaataagaaggggaggaaaagttACGATGGGGGTAGCCATATGTGCACTGATGGAGATAACGAAGGGGAGGAGAGTGAGTCTTCCTCGTCTACCAGTTCCAACGACGACATGCTCATGTGCAATATGGACGAAAAGCACTTAACGAAAATACCTCCATTTATAAAGGCGACACTGAGAGATTACCAACACGCAGGACTTCACTGGTTACTCTATctgtacaaaaataatattaatgGAATATTGGCTGACGAAATGGGATTAGGGAAAACGTTACAATGCATTTCTCTCCTGAGTTATTTGGCATACAACTTTGACATATGGGGACCACACCTGATAATTGTACCGACCTCAATTCTTATAAATTGGGAAATCGAATTGAAGAGATTTTCTCCATGCTTCAAAATATTATCTTACTTTGGGAACCAAAACGAAAGATACAAAAAGAGAGTTGGGTGGTTCAACAAGGATTCCTTCcatgtatgtatatctaGTTATTCTACCATTGTTAAGGATCACCTTATTTTCAAGAGAAAAAGATGGAAGTACATTATCTTGGATGAAGCTcacaatataaaaaattttaacacgAAAAGATGGAACATTATCTTAAGCTTGAAGAGAGAAAATTGTCTTTTAGTCACTGGCACTCCTTTGCAAAACAGTTTGGAAGAACTATGGTCTCTTCTCCATTTCCTCATGCCAAACATTTTTACATCCCACTTAGATTTCAAGGAATGGTTTTCCGATCCCTTAAATTTGGCTATACAGAAgagcaaaataaatgatTCTAGAGAGCTCATCGATCGCTTACATACAGTCATAAGACCTTACATTCTGaggaggttaaaaaaaaacgtggaaaaagaaatgccCAATAAGTATGAACATATAATTAAATGTAAGTTAACAAGGAGACAACAAGTTCTGTACGATGAGTTCATTCAGAACAAACAGGTTCAGAATACATTGACCAGTGGCAACTACATAGGTCTAATGAATATCTTGATTCAACTGCGAAAGGTTTGTAACCATTGTGATCTGTTCACAAATAAGGATATTCAGACTCCATACTATTATCTCCTCCCTATCAGTTTTTATATTCCTCGTTTTTTTATCCTCTTTGAGAAGACCTACCACCTTGATTTTCaacttattttgtttctccaTAGGGAGTTTACCTCCCTGGGTGGAGTACCTCTTCACCGTCAAGCCGATGGGAAGAAACTATCTAAGGGTAGCACTGCTAcgtgtaagaaaaaatttataactGTCCTTCAAACCGATCCCCAAATTTCTTTCTCCAGTCCTTTGGAACAACTTTCTGGCGGCGAAAACAAGGAGTACACTGGAAGTTATTCCACTAAGGATCGTATTGATGTCATCCCTTTGGATACCTTCCCAAATGGAAATACATTAATCCCTCATGCTAGAAACATTCTCGACGAACCACAACATGGAGAAATCGTGGGAAATATGGACGAAGAGACAACAAGTGGACTATACAATCCCACCCAGGTTATTTCCGCATTTCGACAAAGGAGCTCTTCCACTGGTAGTACCACTGGGAAGAAGAGGCCACTTCCCCCTAGTGGTGGAATGAACGAAGTGGTTACTTCCCCGGAGGGGGTAGGAACTCTCCTTCCTCTTGATTTACACCATCGCGCACGAAGTGGTACTTCAGTAAACGTAGAAGATGTAAACACGTATTTGAGCAACCACTTAAAGAGGAGAAGCTTGCCCAGAAATTTACTTACATATTCAGACGAGTTCGTGAAGGAAATGAATAATCACTACGATACGCTGAGCCTTTTTATCGACCCTGCTAACAAGCATCGTTGTTATGGCGAGTATCTCTACCGAACGTTGAAGGACGCCTCTCCGTGTGGTGTACCAAATGTAGGTGACCATCTGAACAAGACCACCCTGAGCAAGCACGCATCGAACGAGATGGTAAACAATAATCGTCAAAACTTTCTCTACAAATACAACATGAAGGTTATCAACAGCGATACGCAGTATAGAAATTTCTTTTCGGACGAGTCGAACCAGAGCTACCTGAATTCTCTGGAACACAATTTGTGGATTAAGAGACAACGGAAATTTGATGAGGAAGATAGGAGGAAGGAGGAACAACTTAAAAAGATCTACATCAATGACTACAacttattaaaaaataacagaaCCCCTTTGTTTGGGACGAACCTGCTAAGCTTACTTAGGCGCGAATTCTCTCGGGATGGATTTGTTCCTTACCACACAAGCAACAATCTGCCTGTAAACGATTCCCTCATGCGGGGGTTGTGTGCGGCAGATGCAATAAGCGTATTCAATTCGACAAATACAGGTGACACCATGAACGTATCTGACGTGACTACTACCGGTGCATCTGGTTCAACCATTCTGGAGAAGCTTTTCCCCACCATGGAACTCTTCCTAAAAACACACCAACGAGAAATTCACAACTTCACAGTGATGAACACGCCGGCGGTCATCAGCAGCAGTCACAGAATCGCAGTGAATAACAACCTCCTTCAGAATTGTAGCCACCTAGAACCAATTCTCCATAGAATCAAAATAGCTACAAGGGTGTACCATGAGCCCTTCCACAAGCAATCCATCATCTTCCCACTAAATAAAGATATAACCTTAGGAAGCGGAAAATTATTTGCTCTAGAAAAGTTGTTGAACAAatgcaaaagggaaggaaacaaGTGTTTGTTATTCACTCAGTTTATTAAAATGCTCGACATCTTAGAGATCTTCCTAAACCACCTGAACTATACTTTTATCAGATTGGACGGATCAACAAAAGTGGAGCAGAGACAAAAAATAGTTACGAAATTCAATAATGACAAatcgatttttttatttatatcatCCACACGTAGTGGTAGCATAGGAATAAACTTGACAGCAGCTAATGTGGTCATTTTCTACGACACCGACTGGAACCCGTCCATTGATAAGCAGGCCATGGACAGATGTCATCGTATCGGGCAGACCAAAGATGTGCACGTATTCAGGTTTGTGTGTGAGTACACTgtggaggaaaatatttggaagaagcaacttcaaaagaggaaattagATACCATCTGTATAAGCATGGGTAATTTTAGTAACCTGAACAATGAGTCACTCCTCCCCGGTGGTACTTCCAGTGGTAGTGATAAGAATAACCCTTCGTTCAGTGAGAATAAGGATACCCATCGCAATGTACCCCCAAGTATTGCAGATGTGCTGAACGGGAGGGGAAATCCAATCCCCAATAACGACTCCGGAAGTAAGGATTGGTTTGCTAACGCCGATACGATTAAAGAAATATTCAttaataaaaggaataatgatgaagatgatgatatTTACAAAGATAGACTGTTACATGAACACATGGATGAGACGGATAAGACCAATGTGCGTTTTGAGAAGACACTAGAACACGTGGAAGACAAGGATGACATCAACGCCCTGCAtgaaaataagaaggagaagttaCATGCCATCTCGCAAGATCTTCAGGAATTCACCAACAGAAACGATTTCCAGGAAACCTACACCCTCACGTCTTACTGCTTCAACTTCCTTAACGACAATCTGACGGACAGCCTAAAGCAACAGATcgaggaaatgaaaatgaaaatagaaATTGAAATGATGAACGTGGGGGCGGACGACAACGACAATGACGACGATAACAATGATGACGACAACAACGATGATGGCAATGATGATGacagtgatgatgatggtgatgatgatggtaatgatgatggtgatgatgatggtaaCGATGATGGTAACGATGATGGTAACGATGATGGTAACgaagatgaggaggaggaggaggatagTGACGATGAGGGCGATGACCAAGACAACCCCACCCTCGACGAGGCGTCACCTTCATCCTCTACCGAAACGGAAGGTCTACACggggaatga
- a CDS encoding RNA-binding protein, putative, whose protein sequence is MKIFSFFPPLLVLFSLNPFRVTVAYKNTAPVGITQITSNRFSWHPTRERNTFFVRKPSQVILFTKARLHNEPLHNEIQFFDETNEEENSPPVFLNKSGENNPIKDTLRKTKKFCNYLTSKLGRLNKKLREIKKLETIFYANPNILTESQQVKLSKKKQIKNELVLIHRYRKKYLAYKKNLTKNVDDASPFFYAKRKTRQKRQVCTPQEFRKILQSDDPKAAVQRVKSIDYDQIPRNVTDYLVFNKVGKREEVKILFGLKAVKINGNIVDDENYMINPREDKVEVFNEVVQIHESHYVVRKRFSKNQKKLLEEKSKEKLSDVKRELKEFENFFNIKQ, encoded by the exons atgaaaattttttcttttttccccccccttctggTGCTATTCTCCCTCAATCCATTTCGCGTTACAGTTGCCTACAAGAACACGGCTCCGGTGGGGATTACCCAAATAACGAGTAATCGCTTCTCGTGGCACCCTACCAGAGAACGcaacacattttttgtaagaAAGCCCTCCCAAGTTATCTTGTTTACAAAGGCAAGGTTACATAATGAACCGTTGCACAATGAGATCCAATTCTTCGACGAAAcgaatgaggaggaaaattccCCTCCAGTTTttctgaacaagtcaggtgaAAATAACCCCATAAAAGACACCCTCAGGAAGACCAAGAAATTTTGCAATTATTTAACGAGTAAATTGGGGAGACTTAATAAAAAACTgcgcgaaataaaaaaactggAGACCATCTTCTATGCAAACCCAAACATATTAACGGAGAGTCAACAAGTGAAactaagcaaaaaaaagcaaataaaaaacgaactTGTTTTAATACATCGGTACAGAAAGAAGTACCTCGCctataaaaaaaacctcACCAAAAATGTCGACGACGcgtctccctttttttacgcCAAGCGGAAGACCCGCCAGAAGCGGCAGGTCTGCACCCCCCAGGAGTTCAGGAAAATAT TGCAATCGGACGACCCCAAGGCAGCCGTCCAACGAGTGAAAAGCATAGACTACGACCAGATCCCCAGGAACGTGACCGACTATTTAGTCTTTAACAAAGTGGGCAAGAGGGAGGAAGTCAAAATTCTCTTTGGCCTCAAAGCTGTGAAGATAAACGGAAACATag TTGATGATGAAAATTACATGATAAACCCGCGAGAAGACAAAGTGGAAGTGTTCAACGAGGTCGTCCAAATTCACGAAAGCCA CTACGTCGTAAGGAAGAGATTTTCGAAGAAtcaaaaaaaactcctcgaggAAAAATCCAAGGAGAAATTATCAGATGTCAAACGGGAGTTGAAAGAGTTCGAAAACTTTTTCAACATAAAGCAGTGA
- a CDS encoding phosphatidylglycerophosphate synthase, putative gives MTLKFVIREPKARVLFSPTEFFDTLKGMFRSSKKRIVMSCLYIGIGELEKELIVTIRNNKHIKNLRVDILLDKQRGTRPEGKLKESSVSMLSDLFSYGGNINISLFHNPLLGAVLYNIIPYRANEAIGVMHMKVYIGDDRLILSGANISDSYLRNRQDRYILIENKLLADSIHKIVNCIQKMSFSVNLDLSVHWDSDLMNPLVDAHTFREQYYRRIQFMLSQIKEDILRHTQGGVEKQMPNDDLDGYRLPESGPSLSEREDFFSPLFIKSESILTVELALQSGFSSPPIYDESQMLESMLKNVKKYDQSLIISSGYLNFPENFLKLFRNIYDNLCFKEGIIRFITASPAANSFFKSKGISYYIPLGYTVSAHMCVEFITKNIVSVFKNLNRTDPLMKKEKVCTNIYLEYHKPSWTFHSKGMWLIDGSYQTGVVDSNNTSGKEPYVDRNPQMENAPNSVCTNQNYEQSEKKKKNPPFGIASSPHLFNNDQNCLNRSANLDERKKKNVCENILKSEEMDHNHQHGVDNQIDANNATSLIQNLGDLPWGTVIGSSNYGYRATYRDLEMSFIIKTNDENLKRQFQKELNIIYESSNFVHMDELNLRYPRWLRLVFRYLVRWLL, from the coding sequence ATGACGCTAAAATTCGTGATTCGAGAACCCAAGGCGCGGGTCCTGTTCTCGCCCACGGAATTCTTCGACACCCTGAAGGGCATGTTCCGGAGTTCCAAAAAACGAATCGTTATGAGCTGCCTATACATAGGCATAGGTGAACTGGAGAAGGAGTTAATAGTAACCATAAGAAATAATAAGCACATCAAAAACTTGAGAGTAGATATTTTATTAGACAAACAAAGGGGTACGAGGCCAGAAGGGAAATTGAAAGAATCCTCGGTGAGCATGCTTTCCGACCTCTTCAGCTATGGAGGGAACATAAACATTAGCTTGTTCCATAATCCCCTACTAGGGGCTGTGCTGTATAATATTATACCCTACAGAGCCAATGAAGCCATTGGGGTGATGCACATGAAGGTGTATATCGGAGATGATCGTCTCATTTTATCAGGGGCTAATATAAGCGATAGCTACCTTCGAAATAGACAAGACCGGTATATTTTgattgaaaataaattgttaGCTGATTCCATTCATAAAATTGTGAACTGCATCCAGAAGATGTCGTTCAGCGTGAATCTCGATTTGAGTGTCCACTGGGACAGTGACTTAATGAATCCACTCGTCGATGCTCATACCTTCCGTGAGCAGTACTACAGACGGATACAGTTCATGCTGAGTCAAATCAAGGAGGATATTTTACGGCATACCCAAGGGGGGGTAGAAAAACAAATGCCCAATGACGACTTAGATGGATATCGGTTACCCGAAAGTGGTCCCTCCCTGAGCGAGCGAGAAGACTTCTTTAGCCCCCTGTTCATCAAGAGCGAAAGCATCCTTACTGTTGAGCTGGCGCTGCAGAGCGGCTTCTCCTCACCCCCTATATACGACGAAAGCCAAATGTTGGAAAGCATGCTTAAGAATGTAAAGAAATATGACCAAAGTTTAATCATATCATCAGGGTATTTGAACTTCccagaaaattttttaaaattgtttagaaatatatatgacaACCTGTGCTTTAAAGAGGGCATAATACGTTTTATTACAGCATCCCCAGCAGCAAacagtttttttaaatccaagGGCATTTCCTACTACATACCCCTTGGCTACACAGTCAGTGCGCACATGTGCGTTGAATTCATCACCAAAAATATTGTAagcgtttttaaaaatttaaatagaACAGACCCtttgatgaaaaaggaaaaagtctGCACAAATATTTATCTAGAATATCATAAGCCCTCCTGGACCTTCCACTCCAAGGGGATGTGGCTAATTGATGGTTCCTATCAGACGGGAGTTGTTGACAGCAACAACACCTCTGGTAAAGAACCCTATGTAGACAGAAACCCTCAGATGGAAAATGCTCCAAATAGTGTGTGCACCAaccaaaattatgaacagtcagaaaaaaaaaaaaaaaatccccctTTTGGGATAGCTAGCTCTCCTCATCTGTTTAATAATGATCAAAAttgcctgaacaggtcagctAATTTggacgaaagaaaaaaaaaaaatgtgtgtgaaaatattttaaagagTGAAGAAATGGACCATAATCATCAACACGGTGTCGATAATCAGATTGATGCTAATAATGCTACCTCATTAATTCAGAACTTGGGCGACCTACCATGGGGAACCGTGATTGGGAGCTCCAACTACGGCTACCGAGCAACGTACAGAGACTTGGAGATGAGCTTCATAATCAAAACAAACGATGAAAATTTGAAGCGCCAGTTCCAGAAGGAGCTAAACATTATTTACGAGTCCTCCAATTTTGTCCATATGGACGAGTTGAATTTGAGGTACCCCCGCTGGTTGCGATTGGTATTTCGGTACCTCGTGCGATGGTTGCTGTAA